A section of the Festucalex cinctus isolate MCC-2025b chromosome 7, RoL_Fcin_1.0, whole genome shotgun sequence genome encodes:
- the LOC144021838 gene encoding lysophosphatidylcholine acyltransferase 1 yields MRLRTQRQQCAMAGDEKKVDQAPPFRNPFVHVLKFTPMEKAKMAVMTVTLFPIRLLIAAFMMLLAWPFAFLASAGRSETAVEPQCLWRRLVDIILKIIMRVMWFAGGFHWMTVKGQRALPAEAPILTLAPHSSYFDAIPVTMTMASIVMKAESKDIPLWGTLIKYIRPVFVSRSDQNSRKKTVEEIKRRAHSGGEWPQIMIFPEGTCTNRSCLITFKPGAFIPAVPVQPVVMRYPNKLDTITWTWQGPGAFKILWLTLCQLHNVFEIEFLPIYTPSEEEKRNPALFAINVRHVMAKALGVPITDYSFEDCQLAMAEGLLRLPVDTCLLEFSKLVRRLGLKPQNPEKVLQDYANRCRKLEGQKMSLDDFAHFLDAPVSDMLRDTFSLFDEHEDNCVDIREYVIALSVVCRPSKSLETLKLAFKMFEAEEDGAITETELAIILKTALGVAHLSVTFLFAAIDGEDTGKITFENFTSFLQEHPDFAEEYLYPENAGLLSGTCQHQQPNSRPNSFHSARDTASGKITNGICADFSPNDHDGTTTRGLKKHN; encoded by the exons ATGAGGTTACGGACCCAGAGACAACAATGTGCGATGGCGGGTGATGAGAAGAAGGTGGACCAAGCGCCTCCGTTCAGAAACCCTTTTGTACATGTCTTGAAATTCACCCCTATGGAAAAAGCAAAG ATGGCAGTTATGACGGTCACGCTATTCCCTATCCGTCTACTCATAGCTGCTTTTATGATGCTGCTGGCTTGGCCTTTTGCATTCCTGGCCTCAGCGGGACGCTCTGAGACTGCTGTTGAACCCCAGTGCCTCTGGAGGAG ACTGGTCGACATCATTTTGAAGATCATCATGCGGGTCATGTGGTTTGCGGGCGGCTTCCATTGGATGACTGTTAAAGGGCAGAGGGCGTTGCCTGCCGAAGCGCCGATTCTCACTCTGGCACCCCACTCGTCTTACTTTGACGCCATCCCAGTCACCATGACAATGGCCTCGATCGTCATGAAAGCCGAGAGCAAGGACATACCCTTGTGGGGAA CGTTGATAAAGTACATCAGGCCAGTGTTTGTATCACGATCAGACCAGAACTCAAGAAAGAAGACCGTGGAGGAGATCAAACGGCGAGCCCACTCTGGAGGGGAATGGCCACAG ATAATGATTTTTCCAGAGGGAACCTGCACAAATAGATCCTGCCTAATCACCTTCAAGCCAG GGGCCTTCATCCCAGCAGTACCAGTGCAGCCGGTTGTGATGAGATACCCAAATAAACTG GATACAATCACGTGGACATGGCAAGGGCCTGGAGC GTTCAAGATCTTGTGGCTGACGCTATGCCAGCTACACAATGTCTTTGAAATAGAG TTCCTTCCCATCTACACTCCCTCCGAGGAAGAGAAAAGGAACCCTGCTCTCTTTGCTATCAATGTGAGGCATGTCATGGCCAA AGCCCTTGGGGTCCCCATCACAGATTATTCATTTGAGGACTGCCAGCTCGCCATGGCGGAAGGTCTGTTGAGGCTGCCAGTTGACACGTGCCTGTTGGAGTTTTCCAAACTCGTCAGGAGACTAGG GCTTAAACCCCAGAACCCCGAAAAGGTGCTTCAGGATTATGCAAACAGATGCAGGAAACTGGAAGGGCAGAAGATGTCCTTGGATGACTTTGCTCACTTCTTGGATGCGCCCGTTTCAGATATGTTACGAGACACGTTTTCCCTTTTTGATGAG CATGAAGATAATTGCGTGGATATCAGAGAGTATGTGATAGCCTTATCTGTTGTATGCAGACCTTCTAAAAGTCTGGAAACGCTGAAATTGGCCTTCAAG ATGTTTGAGGCCGAGGAGGATGGCGCTATCACAGAGACAGAATTGGCAATTATTCTGAAGACCGCTCTGGGAGTGGCTCACCTCAGTGTAACCTTCTTGTTTGCTGCCATTGACGGCGAAGACACAGGAAAGATCACatttg AGAATTTCACAAGCTTTTTGCAAGAGCACCCGGACTTTGCAGAGGAATACCTGTACCCGGAAAACGCAGGCCTCCTCAGCGGCACCTGCCAACACCAACAACCAAATTCAAGACCAAATTCTTTCCACAGCGCGCGTGACACTGCCAGCGGCAAAATCACGAACGGCATCTGCGCCGATTTCAGCCCCAATGATCACGACGGCACAACAACACGTGGACTCAAGAAACACAATTGA